GCAATTGCAACCAGTACAGGTATATCGCCACGACGTTCCAATACGACGGAAAGCCCAGAAAGTAATGATCTTCGGTTTTGGCGTCGGACTGGGAAAAACCGTAAGCGCCGGCCAGCAACGGCAACAACAAAAACCAGCCCCAGTTTTCGGGCAACACGCCCGCACGCCAGATGAACAACAGCGGCAGCGAGGTATAGGTTTGAAAATCTACGATGTCGTCCAGCCTGCGCCCGTCAAAACCGGGCAGGATTTCTTTGACCCGCCAACGCCGCGCCAGCGTGCCGTCGGTGGCGTCAATGAACGTCGCCGCGATCATCAACGCGATCACCCATCGAAAACTTTCGGCGTCCCCGCGAACGATGAAAAACGCCATCCCGGCGGCGGCAACCAAGCCCGATGCCGTGTACAAGTGAACCAACCAAGCTAAGAAGGTTTCCTTTAGAGGCATTGTTTCGACGTGTTAGGAGGCCGTTTGAACTTTCCGCAGTGGCAATGGCGAATCCCATTTTGCTGTCAGCCTGGACACAACCGGCAACAGAACGCAGCCAATAGCGGCTGCAAGGGTTTTGAACGGAAACAGCAACGCACCGCTGGCATCGTACCAGCTTGATGGATTGCCGGTGAACAGTTCTGGATATGGAATGAAATGCGGCAAGTTGAACAGCGGTTCGCCTCCGCCCAGGCGCAGCACCAGCGAAACAATAAAAGCGGTGACGGAGCCGATGCGATTGGCTTTGGGATCAAACAGCGCAAACACCAGTTGCGGAAACAACAGTACGAAAATCAAGTCGCTGGTGAAAAACCAGAGCGCCTGCACGCTTTGGACTTTGAGCGCCATCACCACTGATGCCGCGCCAAGCAGCACAATCGAAACGCGAATGATTCGCTTCATTTGCCCGACGGAAAGTTCCGGCCACAACAACCGGTAACAGCAATTCCAGCTCACCATCGAAGCCGCCGAAAGGATGGACGAACTGAAGCTGGAAGTCACC
This region of Acidobacteriota bacterium genomic DNA includes:
- a CDS encoding CDP-alcohol phosphatidyltransferase — encoded protein: MPLKETFLAWLVHLYTASGLVAAAGMAFFIVRGDAESFRWVIALMIAATFIDATDGTLARRWRVKEILPGFDGRRLDDIVDFQTYTSLPLLFIWRAGVLPENWGWFLLLPLLAGAYGFSQSDAKTEDHYFLGFPSYWNVVAIYLYWLQLPSWISLVIIGVLSVLTFVPSLYLYTSYKGEFSRLTNWLLVIWAMILVLIVAKVFDDPRPMIWLSLAFPLYYFALSWWITLRKWLG